A genome region from Crossiella equi includes the following:
- a CDS encoding ParA family protein, producing the protein MTSIALFNNKGGVGKTTLTYHLAHMLNRQGHRVLAVDLDPQSNLTSVFLDDEELESIWREPDGALPPDASPRRGPRETVIPANAGTIVDAVEPILKGLGDIRVPAPVEITYGLWLLAGDLKLSSFEARLSDAWPRGVVGDDAALRITTAFYRVIEQIRRSVEADLVLIDVGPNLGAINRAALLSADTVLMPLAADLFSLRGLRNLGPTLRDWRRVWQRQVLPEMPADIEAPSGSMLPLGYVIMQPSMRLDRPVQAYQRWLDRIPEVFAAAVLDSAETHDEYELATLKNYRSLMPLAHDARKPMFDLRTADGAIGSTQTYVQKCYQDFQHLANALVGRLAQIAPERKTD; encoded by the coding sequence ATGACCTCGATCGCGTTGTTCAACAACAAGGGAGGCGTTGGCAAGACAACGCTGACCTACCACCTGGCACACATGCTGAACCGGCAGGGACACCGAGTGCTCGCCGTGGACCTGGATCCCCAGTCCAACTTGACCTCGGTCTTTCTCGACGACGAGGAGCTGGAATCCATCTGGCGGGAGCCAGATGGTGCGTTGCCGCCAGATGCCTCACCGAGACGGGGTCCCCGGGAGACGGTGATTCCCGCCAACGCGGGAACTATCGTGGATGCGGTTGAACCGATCCTCAAGGGACTGGGCGACATTCGAGTACCCGCACCGGTAGAAATCACTTACGGCCTGTGGCTGCTGGCAGGGGACCTGAAGCTGAGTTCATTCGAGGCCCGCCTCTCCGACGCATGGCCCAGAGGGGTCGTGGGTGATGACGCGGCACTGCGCATCACCACCGCCTTCTACCGCGTCATCGAACAAATCCGTCGTTCCGTGGAGGCCGATCTCGTTCTCATCGACGTCGGACCCAACCTGGGGGCCATCAACCGCGCGGCATTGCTGTCCGCCGACACGGTACTCATGCCGCTGGCCGCCGATCTGTTCTCACTCCGCGGCCTGCGCAACCTGGGCCCGACGCTGCGCGATTGGCGAAGGGTCTGGCAAAGGCAGGTGCTGCCGGAGATGCCAGCAGACATCGAGGCCCCCTCCGGAAGCATGCTCCCGTTGGGGTATGTGATCATGCAGCCCAGTATGCGTCTGGACAGGCCGGTTCAGGCATATCAACGCTGGTTGGACCGCATTCCCGAAGTGTTCGCAGCCGCCGTGCTCGACAGCGCCGAAACCCATGACGAATACGAGCTGGCCACACTGAAGAACTATCGCAGCCTGATGCCGCTGGCCCATGACGCACGCAAGCCCATGTTCGACCTGCGCACGGCCGACGGCGCGATCGGGAGCACTCAGACCTACGTACAGAAGTGCTACCAGGACTTCCAGCACCTCGCTAACGCCCTGGTTGGCCGCCTGGCACAGATCGCGCCGGAGCGGAAAACGGACTGA
- a CDS encoding ATP-binding protein, with translation MSEDLAELLGTKETTSLEFKESSKDRDKLAKAVCAFANDLAGTGGGSLLIGVDDKGDPVPGVDTSDQALRALTDLFRDSGLILDRPSVIVEVASFKGSPIVQVRVEPSSTPPVRFKGVAWVRPGPTTRAAGREDERVLSERRRALDGPYDTRPVHTATTDDLDLSLFRSDYLPSMVAPEIIAENHRPIEAQLASLRMATSDQVPTVLGLLVVGVDPGAHIPGAYLQFVRYQGTDLDAAVSDEQELRSNVVGSATRLAAVLRGHLHTRLTEEDDFREHSRPDYPFEALREVCMNAVMHRNYESSYAPVRVVWFDDRIEVTNPGGPYGQVNRDNYARVNDYRNPSLAAAMKALGYVNRFGRGIGRIQTALERNGNPPAEFTVDDSSWTVVLRKAP, from the coding sequence ATGAGCGAGGACCTTGCCGAGCTCCTTGGCACCAAGGAGACCACCAGCCTGGAGTTCAAGGAGTCGAGCAAGGACCGCGACAAGCTCGCCAAGGCTGTGTGCGCCTTCGCCAATGACCTCGCCGGCACTGGCGGCGGCAGCCTGCTGATCGGGGTCGACGACAAGGGTGACCCGGTCCCCGGGGTGGACACCAGCGACCAGGCGTTGCGGGCGCTGACCGACCTCTTTCGCGACAGCGGCCTGATCCTGGACCGTCCCTCCGTGATCGTGGAGGTGGCGAGCTTCAAAGGCAGCCCGATTGTCCAAGTCCGAGTTGAGCCGTCCTCCACACCGCCAGTTCGGTTCAAGGGCGTCGCCTGGGTGCGACCCGGCCCGACCACCCGGGCAGCCGGGCGGGAAGACGAACGCGTTCTGAGCGAGCGGCGTCGAGCCTTGGACGGCCCATATGACACCAGGCCGGTCCACACCGCGACCACAGACGACCTTGACCTGTCTCTGTTCCGGAGCGACTACCTCCCGTCCATGGTCGCTCCGGAGATCATCGCGGAGAACCACCGCCCCATCGAAGCGCAGCTGGCCTCCTTGCGTATGGCTACTTCGGACCAGGTGCCGACCGTGCTCGGTCTGCTGGTCGTCGGCGTGGATCCCGGTGCACACATCCCGGGTGCCTACCTGCAGTTCGTCCGCTACCAGGGCACCGACCTGGACGCCGCCGTGTCCGACGAGCAGGAACTACGGTCGAATGTCGTTGGCAGCGCGACCAGGCTGGCCGCTGTACTGAGAGGACACCTGCACACCCGGCTGACCGAAGAGGACGACTTCCGCGAACACAGCCGCCCGGACTACCCGTTCGAGGCCCTGCGCGAGGTGTGCATGAACGCGGTGATGCACCGCAACTACGAGTCCTCGTACGCGCCTGTCCGGGTGGTGTGGTTTGACGACCGGATCGAGGTGACGAACCCAGGCGGCCCGTACGGCCAGGTGAACCGAGACAACTACGCGCGGGTGAACGACTACCGGAACCCGTCCCTGGCCGCGGCGATGAAGGCGCTCGGCTATGTCAACCGGTTTGGCCGAGGCATTGGTCGAATCCAGACAGCACTGGAACGGAACGGCAACCCACCAGCAGAGTTCACCGTGGACGATTCGTCGTGGACCGTCGTGCTCAGGAAGGCACCATGA
- a CDS encoding DegV family protein: MYRRVAVVTDSTACLPPGLAERLNISVVQLQLQVGERLSDEAYLPPDEVAAAMREQAQVTTSPPPSAAFFWTYQEAAAKGAQAIVSLHLSGALSETVNAAREAATQARIPVHVVDSLSCGMSLGYGALAAAEAARSGADAEQVRALAKFRCHHASEFIYVDTLEYLRKGGRIGAASAVIGTALNIKPVLTLDRGKIVPFTKARGTDRALERVVEAAVSRAGDRPVDVAVEHFGSPERAQELLGQLQRKVPYGREFLLTQVSSIIGAHVGPGALGVTISPLR, from the coding sequence ATGTACCGGCGAGTAGCAGTGGTCACCGACTCGACGGCGTGCCTGCCGCCCGGGCTCGCCGAACGCCTCAACATCTCCGTGGTCCAGCTCCAGCTCCAGGTGGGCGAGCGGCTCAGTGACGAGGCCTACCTCCCGCCCGACGAGGTGGCCGCCGCGATGCGCGAGCAGGCCCAGGTCACCACCTCCCCGCCGCCCTCGGCCGCGTTCTTCTGGACCTACCAGGAGGCCGCCGCGAAGGGTGCGCAGGCGATCGTCTCGCTGCACCTGTCCGGCGCGCTGTCCGAGACGGTCAACGCCGCGCGCGAGGCCGCCACCCAGGCCCGCATCCCGGTGCACGTGGTCGACTCGCTGTCCTGCGGCATGAGCCTGGGCTACGGCGCGCTGGCCGCCGCCGAGGCCGCGCGCAGCGGCGCCGACGCCGAGCAGGTCCGGGCGCTGGCGAAGTTCCGCTGCCACCACGCGAGCGAGTTCATCTACGTCGACACCCTGGAGTACCTGCGCAAGGGCGGCCGGATCGGCGCGGCCTCGGCCGTGATCGGCACCGCGCTCAACATCAAACCGGTGCTCACCCTGGACCGAGGCAAGATCGTGCCCTTCACCAAGGCCCGCGGCACCGACCGCGCCCTGGAGCGCGTGGTGGAGGCGGCGGTCTCCCGGGCGGGCGACCGCCCGGTGGACGTGGCGGTGGAGCACTTCGGCTCGCCGGAGCGCGCCCAGGAGCTGCTGGGCCAGCTCCAGCGAAAGGTGCCCTACGGGCGCGAGTTCCTGTTGACGCAGGTCAGCTCGATAATAGGAGCGCACGTCGGGCCGGGTGCGCTGGGCGTGACGATCTCGCCGCTGCGCTGA
- a CDS encoding electron transfer flavoprotein subunit beta/FixA family protein, producing the protein MNIVVLVKQVPDTYSERKLTEADHTLDRDSADAVLDEINERAVEEALRLQEAHGGEVTVVAMGPERTTEAIRKALSMGADKAIHLSDPALHGSCAVSTAKALAKVVGTVEGVDLVIAGNESSDGRGGAVPAMVAEVLGLPSISQATKVEVDGGTVKVERVTDEGKAFVEASLPAVVSVTEKINEPRYPSFKGIMAAKKKPVSSLTLADAGIDASEVGLAGAKTTVTASAAKPPRSGGQKIEDDGTGGTKIVEYLSAQKLV; encoded by the coding sequence ATGAACATCGTCGTCCTGGTCAAGCAGGTGCCCGACACCTATTCCGAGCGCAAGCTCACCGAAGCCGACCACACGCTGGACCGTGACTCGGCCGACGCGGTGCTCGATGAGATCAACGAGCGCGCGGTCGAAGAAGCCCTCCGGCTCCAGGAGGCGCACGGCGGCGAGGTGACCGTGGTCGCCATGGGCCCCGAGCGCACCACCGAGGCCATCCGCAAGGCCCTGTCCATGGGTGCGGACAAGGCCATCCACCTCAGCGACCCGGCGCTGCACGGCTCCTGCGCGGTCTCCACCGCCAAGGCGCTGGCCAAGGTCGTCGGCACCGTCGAGGGCGTGGACCTGGTCATCGCGGGCAACGAGTCCTCCGACGGTCGCGGCGGCGCCGTGCCGGCCATGGTCGCCGAGGTGCTGGGCCTGCCGTCCATCAGCCAGGCCACCAAGGTCGAGGTCGACGGCGGCACCGTGAAGGTCGAGCGCGTCACCGACGAGGGCAAGGCGTTCGTCGAGGCGAGCCTGCCCGCCGTGGTCAGCGTGACCGAGAAGATCAACGAGCCGCGCTACCCGTCCTTCAAGGGCATCATGGCCGCGAAGAAGAAGCCGGTCAGCTCGCTGACCCTGGCCGACGCGGGCATCGACGCCTCCGAGGTCGGCCTCGCCGGCGCCAAGACCACCGTCACCGCCTCCGCCGCCAAGCCCCCGCGCTCCGGCGGTCAGAAGATCGAGGACGACGGCACCGGCGGCACCAAGATCGTCGAGTACCTGTCCGCGCAGAAGCTCGTCTGA
- a CDS encoding electron transfer flavoprotein subunit alpha/FixB family protein, giving the protein MSEVLVLVDHVDGEIKKSTFELLSAARGIGEPSAVVVGAPGTAAKLKEALASHGAAKVYVAESEEAANVLVSPKVAVLADLVARVSPAAVLVSATVDGKEVAGRLAIRVDSGVLTDAVEVNADGSVVQSIFGGSYSVQAKVSVGVPIISVRPGAVEAVPADGAAAEETVEVPAATGNVAKVTGREPVVGGDRPELTEATVVVSGGRGVGSAENFNVVEQLADSLGAAVGASRAAVDSGYYPHQFQVGQTGKTVAPQLYIALGISGAIQHRAGMQTSKTIVAVNKDAEAPIFEIADFGIVGDLFKVAPQLTDEVAKRKG; this is encoded by the coding sequence ATGTCCGAGGTACTGGTCCTCGTCGACCACGTGGACGGCGAGATCAAGAAGTCGACCTTCGAGCTGCTGTCGGCCGCTCGGGGCATCGGCGAGCCGAGCGCCGTGGTCGTCGGCGCGCCCGGCACCGCCGCCAAGCTCAAGGAGGCCCTGGCCTCCCACGGTGCGGCCAAGGTCTACGTGGCCGAGTCCGAGGAGGCCGCGAACGTCCTGGTCTCCCCGAAGGTCGCCGTGCTGGCCGACCTGGTCGCCCGCGTGAGCCCGGCCGCCGTGCTGGTCTCCGCGACCGTCGACGGCAAGGAGGTCGCGGGCCGCCTGGCGATCCGCGTGGACTCCGGTGTGCTCACCGACGCGGTCGAGGTCAACGCGGACGGCTCCGTCGTCCAGTCGATCTTCGGCGGCTCCTACAGCGTGCAGGCCAAGGTCAGCGTGGGCGTGCCGATCATCTCGGTCCGCCCGGGCGCCGTGGAGGCCGTGCCCGCCGACGGTGCCGCCGCGGAGGAGACCGTCGAGGTCCCCGCCGCCACCGGCAACGTCGCCAAGGTCACCGGCCGCGAGCCGGTCGTCGGTGGCGACCGCCCCGAGCTGACCGAGGCCACCGTGGTGGTCTCCGGTGGCCGCGGTGTCGGCAGCGCGGAGAACTTCAACGTCGTGGAGCAGCTCGCGGACAGCCTCGGCGCGGCCGTGGGCGCCTCGCGCGCGGCGGTGGACTCCGGCTACTACCCGCACCAGTTCCAGGTCGGCCAGACCGGCAAGACCGTGGCCCCGCAGCTCTACATCGCGCTGGGCATCTCCGGTGCGATCCAGCACCGCGCGGGCATGCAGACCTCGAAGACCATCGTCGCGGTGAACAAGGACGCCGAGGCGCCCATCTTCGAGATCGCCGACTTCGGCATCGTGGGCGACCTGTTCAAGGTGGCCCCGCAGCTGACCGACGAGGTCGCCAAGCGCAAGGGCTGA
- a CDS encoding GNAT family N-acetyltransferase, whose product MTQSRLLVSTAAEGADLSDDSPRYSLLVARDSDEVRAAQRLRYRVFADEMGANITCRTPGVDEDYFDEFCDHLVVRDDRSQEIVGTYRMLPPERAKEAGRLYSDTEFDLTSLRRVRPGLVETGRSCVHPDHRTGAVVSLVWSGIARYMLLSGHSWLGGCASVPLIDGGAYAASVWDIVRTRHYAPEEFRVTPLSGWDPDGIERIPQASLPALLKGYLRLGAWVCGRPAHDPEFGVADMYVLLSMDRVDHRYLHFLLGPEMAAQFRARNLPPSPR is encoded by the coding sequence ATGACGCAGTCCAGACTGCTGGTCAGCACCGCCGCCGAGGGCGCGGACCTTTCTGATGACAGCCCGCGCTACTCACTCCTGGTGGCCCGGGACAGCGATGAGGTGCGGGCCGCGCAGCGCCTGCGCTACCGCGTCTTCGCCGACGAGATGGGTGCCAACATCACCTGTCGCACGCCGGGCGTCGACGAGGACTACTTCGACGAGTTCTGCGACCACCTGGTGGTGCGGGACGACCGCAGCCAGGAGATCGTCGGCACCTACCGGATGCTGCCGCCCGAGCGCGCGAAGGAGGCCGGTCGCCTCTACTCCGACACGGAGTTCGACCTCACCTCCCTGCGCCGCGTCCGGCCCGGCCTGGTGGAGACGGGCCGCTCCTGCGTGCACCCCGACCACCGCACCGGCGCCGTGGTCAGCCTGGTGTGGTCGGGCATCGCGCGGTACATGCTGCTGTCCGGGCACAGCTGGCTCGGCGGCTGCGCCTCGGTGCCGCTGATCGACGGCGGTGCCTACGCGGCCAGCGTGTGGGACATCGTGCGCACCCGGCACTACGCGCCCGAGGAGTTCCGGGTCACCCCGCTCAGCGGCTGGGACCCGGACGGCATCGAGCGCATCCCGCAGGCCTCGCTGCCCGCGCTGCTCAAGGGCTACCTGCGCCTGGGCGCCTGGGTGTGCGGGCGGCCCGCGCACGACCCCGAGTTCGGCGTGGCCGACATGTACGTGCTGCTGTCCATGGACCGGGTCGACCACCGGTACCTGCACTTCCTGCTCGGCCCGGAGATGGCCGCGCAGTTCCGGGCGCGCAACCTGCCGCCGTCACCCCGCTGA
- a CDS encoding lysophospholipid acyltransferase family protein, with the protein MTAGPVEAVHSWWPHSPCGSWCLPSEGSLPGVSPARLVLRLVSLASVVLLGPLAALSLSVLGPRGRSAVLRGWFRLLLRALGTRLRVYHPGALVVARPREGGGVLVVGNHTSWLDVAVLNALRPVRMLAKREVRDWPLIGVLAARAGTFFLDRRRLSALPGTVAQLASAMRAGAAVGVFPEGTTWCGPASGPYRHAAFQAALDAGVPVRPVGLRFMVADRETTAASFIGEEGLLTSLLRAARLRGLVVEAHVLPLVHPEGHDRRSMARTVETAVCAALGHTRHTEHRPGVAAAA; encoded by the coding sequence ATGACCGCTGGTCCGGTTGAGGCAGTTCATTCCTGGTGGCCGCACTCGCCGTGCGGCTCGTGGTGCCTGCCGAGCGAGGGCTCCCTGCCCGGGGTGTCCCCGGCCCGTCTGGTGCTGCGCCTGGTGTCCCTGGCGTCGGTGGTGCTGCTCGGCCCGCTCGCCGCCCTGTCCCTGTCCGTGCTCGGCCCGCGGGGGCGCTCGGCCGTGCTCCGCGGCTGGTTCCGGCTCCTGCTGCGCGCGCTGGGCACCCGGCTGCGCGTGTACCACCCCGGCGCGCTCGTCGTTGCCCGTCCGAGGGAGGGCGGGGGCGTGCTCGTCGTGGGCAACCACACCTCCTGGCTGGACGTGGCCGTGCTCAACGCCCTGCGGCCGGTGCGCATGCTGGCCAAGCGCGAGGTGCGCGACTGGCCGCTGATCGGCGTGCTGGCGGCCCGTGCGGGCACGTTCTTCCTGGACCGGCGGCGTCTGTCCGCCCTGCCCGGCACCGTCGCCCAGCTCGCCTCGGCGATGCGTGCGGGCGCCGCGGTCGGCGTCTTCCCCGAGGGCACCACGTGGTGCGGACCGGCCTCCGGGCCCTACCGGCACGCCGCCTTCCAGGCCGCGCTGGACGCGGGGGTGCCCGTGCGGCCGGTGGGGCTGAGGTTCATGGTGGCCGACCGGGAGACCACGGCGGCCTCGTTCATCGGCGAGGAGGGCCTGCTGACCTCGCTGCTGCGCGCGGCCCGGCTGCGCGGGCTGGTGGTGGAGGCCCACGTGCTGCCGCTGGTGCACCCCGAGGGCCACGACCGCCGGTCGATGGCCAGGACCGTGGAGACCGCGGTGTGCGCGGCGCTCGGCCACACCCGCCACACCGAGCACCGGCCCGGTGTGGCCGCGGCGGCCTGA
- a CDS encoding MFS transporter yields MTSTPLPVKPPSPLWAPDRRATTTGLLLLVTLAAFEAMGLGTALPTIIRELDGAALYSWPFTAFLAASIIGNVFAGRVSDRVGPVPGLLAGPALFFLGLLVAGTADSMVQLLVGRALQGLGAGTQIVALYVLVAIVYPERDRPAVFGALAAAWVLPSLVGPTVAGLLAQYLSWRLVFLGLAPLVLLGLLLLVPTVRSTRARGSTGQDSAPRRWLPLAAFAAGIGLPALTWASQHPSVSSVALAAGGLVLLVPALGQLLPKGTFRAGRGLPVTVLLRGMLSGSFFAVEAYLPLTLSSVHHYSPATAGIPLTLGSLGWSAASMWQNRYPDLPRPVLIRRGFTLLTVGLAGLVLVAPSWGPSWLAVPLWIVAGAGMGLAVTSTSVLTLGMSEPGERGFNSSALQISDLLLQAVFVGVGGVLLNLLGSTANPTTAVITLNLLMAGVAATGALLAGRAAK; encoded by the coding sequence GTGACCTCCACGCCCCTGCCCGTGAAGCCCCCGAGCCCGCTGTGGGCCCCCGACCGCCGGGCCACCACGACCGGCCTGCTCCTGCTCGTCACCCTGGCCGCCTTCGAGGCCATGGGCCTGGGCACCGCCCTGCCCACGATCATCCGCGAGCTGGACGGCGCGGCCCTGTACTCCTGGCCCTTCACGGCTTTCCTGGCCGCGAGCATCATCGGCAACGTCTTCGCCGGACGCGTCTCCGACCGGGTCGGCCCGGTGCCCGGACTGCTCGCCGGGCCCGCCCTGTTCTTCCTCGGCCTGCTCGTCGCGGGCACCGCGGACTCGATGGTCCAGCTGCTCGTCGGCCGGGCGTTGCAGGGCCTGGGCGCGGGCACGCAGATCGTCGCGCTGTACGTCCTGGTCGCCATCGTGTACCCCGAACGGGATCGCCCGGCCGTGTTCGGCGCGCTGGCGGCCGCCTGGGTGCTGCCGTCCCTGGTCGGGCCGACCGTGGCCGGGCTGCTCGCCCAGTACCTCAGCTGGCGGCTGGTCTTCCTCGGGCTGGCGCCGCTGGTGCTGCTGGGTTTGCTCCTGCTCGTGCCCACGGTCCGGTCCACGCGGGCGCGCGGGTCCACCGGGCAGGACAGCGCCCCGCGCCGGTGGCTGCCGCTGGCCGCGTTCGCCGCCGGGATCGGCCTGCCCGCGCTGACCTGGGCCAGCCAGCACCCCTCGGTGTCCTCGGTCGCCCTGGCCGCCGGGGGCCTCGTGCTGCTGGTCCCGGCGCTGGGCCAGCTGCTGCCCAAGGGCACGTTCCGGGCCGGGCGCGGGCTGCCGGTCACCGTGCTGCTGCGCGGGATGCTCTCCGGCTCGTTCTTCGCCGTGGAGGCCTACCTGCCGCTGACGCTCAGCTCGGTGCACCACTACTCGCCCGCCACGGCCGGGATCCCGCTGACGCTGGGCTCGCTCGGCTGGTCGGCGGCCTCGATGTGGCAGAACCGCTACCCGGACCTGCCCCGCCCGGTGCTCATCCGCCGGGGCTTCACGCTGCTCACCGTCGGCCTAGCCGGGCTGGTGCTGGTGGCGCCGAGCTGGGGTCCGTCCTGGCTGGCGGTGCCGCTGTGGATCGTGGCCGGGGCGGGCATGGGGCTGGCGGTGACCAGCACCTCGGTGCTCACCCTGGGCATGTCCGAACCGGGGGAGCGCGGGTTCAACTCCTCGGCGCTGCAGATCTCGGACCTGTTGCTGCAGGCGGTGTTCGTCGGTGTCGGCGGGGTGCTGCTCAACCTGCTCGGCTCGACCGCGAACCCGACCACCGCCGTGATCACGCTGAACCTGTTGATGGCCGGGGTCGCCGCCACCGGCGCGCTGCTGGCCGGGAGGGCCGCGAAGTGA
- a CDS encoding MFS transporter: MTSTTTRRPSALWSPDRRATTAGLLLLVTLAAFGAMGLGTALPTIIADLDGASLYSWPFTVFLAASVVGNVLAGRLADRKGPALGILAGPALFLAGLLVAGTADTMVQLLVGRALQGLGGGTQIVSLYVLVALVYAERDRPAVFGAFSAAWVVPALAGPTLAGLLVQYLSWRWVFLGLAPFVLLGILLLGPTVKAVRGREPEPGAPRRWLPLAAVAAGVGVPALTWAAQHPSPSSLLLAVVGLALLVPAVGQLLPKGTFRGARGLPVIVLVRGMLSGSFFAVEAYLPLTLSSVHHYPPAVAGIPLTVGVLGWASASMWQGRHPDLPRPVLVRRGLVLVSCALAGLVFVAPSWGPSWLAVPLWILAGAGMGLAMSSTSLLVLNLSEPGERGFNSSALMIADLLTQGVFVGIGGVLLNLLGSTANPTTAVVVLNLLMAAVAATGALLATRAAR; this comes from the coding sequence GTGACCTCGACGACCACCCGACGCCCCTCCGCCCTCTGGTCGCCCGACCGCCGGGCCACCACCGCCGGGCTGCTCCTGCTCGTCACGCTGGCCGCGTTCGGCGCCATGGGCCTGGGCACGGCACTGCCGACGATCATCGCGGACCTGGACGGCGCCTCGCTCTACTCCTGGCCGTTCACGGTGTTCCTCGCCGCCAGCGTGGTCGGCAACGTGCTGGCCGGACGGCTGGCCGACCGGAAGGGCCCGGCCCTCGGAATCCTCGCCGGGCCCGCGCTGTTCCTGGCTGGTCTGCTCGTCGCGGGCACCGCGGACACCATGGTCCAGCTGCTCGTCGGGCGGGCGTTGCAGGGCCTGGGCGGCGGTACCCAGATCGTGTCGCTGTACGTGCTGGTGGCGCTGGTCTACGCCGAGCGCGACCGCCCGGCGGTCTTCGGCGCGTTCTCCGCGGCCTGGGTGGTGCCCGCCCTGGCGGGGCCGACCCTGGCCGGGCTGCTCGTGCAGTACCTGAGCTGGCGGTGGGTCTTCCTCGGGCTGGCGCCGTTCGTGCTGCTGGGCATCCTGCTGCTCGGGCCGACGGTGAAGGCGGTGCGCGGCCGCGAGCCCGAGCCGGGAGCCCCGCGCCGGTGGCTGCCGCTGGCCGCGGTCGCCGCCGGGGTGGGGGTGCCCGCGCTGACCTGGGCCGCGCAGCACCCGTCCCCGTCCTCGCTGCTGCTGGCCGTGGTCGGCCTGGCGCTGCTGGTGCCCGCGGTCGGGCAGCTGCTGCCGAAGGGCACGTTCCGGGGCGCCCGAGGGCTGCCGGTGATCGTGCTGGTCCGGGGCATGCTGTCCGGCTCGTTCTTCGCGGTGGAGGCCTACCTGCCGCTGACGCTCAGCTCCGTGCACCACTACCCGCCCGCCGTCGCGGGCATCCCGCTCACCGTCGGCGTGCTGGGCTGGGCGTCGGCGTCGATGTGGCAGGGCCGCCACCCCGACCTGCCCCGGCCGGTGCTGGTGCGGCGCGGGCTGGTGCTGGTCTCCTGCGCCTTGGCCGGGCTGGTGTTCGTGGCGCCGAGCTGGGGCCCGTCCTGGCTTGCGGTGCCGCTGTGGATCCTGGCCGGGGCGGGCATGGGCCTGGCCATGTCCAGCACGTCGCTGCTGGTGCTCAACCTGTCCGAACCGGGGGAGCGCGGCTTCAACTCCTCCGCGCTGATGATCGCCGACCTGCTCACCCAGGGCGTGTTCGTCGGCATCGGCGGGGTGCTGCTCAACCTGCTCGGCTCCACCGCCAACCCGACCACCGCCGTGGTGGTGCTGAACCTGCTGATGGCCGCGGTGGCCGCGACCGGAGCGCTGTTGGCCACGCGGGCCGCGCGGTAA
- a CDS encoding MFS transporter: protein MTPPTTARAPSTLWTPEHRAVTTGLVLLVTLAAFEAMGLGTALPTIIADLDGASLYSWPFTAFLAASVVGNVLAGRVADRKGPAFGILAGPALFLAGLLVAGTADSMVQLLVGRALQGLGAGTQIVSLYVLVALVYPERGRPAVFGAISAAWVVPALVGPTVAGLLVQYLDWRWVFLGLAPFVLLGILLLGPTVKSLRARAFEVEPGAPRKWLPLAAVAAGVGVPALTWASQHPSLFSIGLAAVGLGLLVPALGQLLPKGTFRAARGLPVTVLVRGLLSGAFFAVESYVPLTLSSVHHYSPAMAGIPLTLGAIGWAAASMWQGRHPDLPRHVLMRRGLVLVSFALAGLVFVAPSWGPSWLAVPLWLLAGSGMGLAMSSTSVVVLGLSEPGDRGFNSSALQLADLLTQAVCVGIGGVLLNLLGSTANPTTAVIVLNSLMAGVAAMGAVLASRATLKRP, encoded by the coding sequence GTGACCCCTCCGACCACCGCCCGGGCCCCCTCCACCCTCTGGACCCCCGAGCACCGCGCCGTCACCACCGGCCTGGTGCTGCTCGTGACCCTGGCCGCCTTCGAGGCCATGGGCCTGGGCACCGCGCTGCCGACGATCATCGCGGACCTGGACGGGGCCTCGCTGTACTCCTGGCCGTTCACCGCTTTCCTGGCGGCCAGCGTGGTGGGCAACGTGCTGGCCGGGCGGGTCGCGGACCGGAAGGGCCCGGCCTTCGGCATCCTCGCCGGGCCCGCGCTGTTCCTGGCTGGTCTGCTCGTCGCGGGCACCGCGGACTCGATGGTCCAGCTGCTCGTCGGCCGCGCCTTGCAGGGCCTGGGCGCGGGCACGCAGATCGTGTCGCTGTACGTGCTGGTCGCGCTGGTCTACCCCGAGCGCGGCCGCCCGGCCGTGTTCGGCGCGATCTCCGCCGCCTGGGTGGTGCCCGCGCTGGTCGGGCCGACCGTGGCCGGGCTGCTCGTGCAGTACCTGGACTGGCGGTGGGTCTTCCTCGGGCTGGCGCCGTTCGTGCTGCTGGGCATCCTGCTTCTCGGCCCGACGGTCAAGTCGCTGCGCGCCCGGGCGTTCGAGGTCGAACCGGGGGCGCCGCGCAAGTGGCTGCCGCTGGCCGCCGTCGCCGCCGGGGTGGGGGTGCCCGCGCTGACCTGGGCCAGCCAGCACCCCTCGCTGTTCTCCATCGGCCTGGCCGCCGTCGGTCTCGGGCTGCTGGTCCCGGCGCTGGGCCAGCTGCTGCCCAAGGGCACCTTCCGGGCCGCGCGCGGGCTGCCGGTCACCGTGCTGGTCCGGGGCCTGCTGTCCGGGGCCTTCTTCGCGGTCGAGTCCTACGTGCCGCTGACGCTCAGCTCGGTGCACCACTACTCGCCCGCCATGGCGGGCATCCCGCTCACGCTCGGCGCGATCGGCTGGGCGGCGGCCTCGATGTGGCAGGGCCGCCACCCCGACCTGCCCCGGCACGTGCTGATGCGGCGCGGCCTGGTGCTGGTCTCGTTCGCCCTGGCCGGGCTGGTGTTCGTGGCGCCGAGCTGGGGCCCGTCCTGGCTGGCCGTACCGCTGTGGCTGCTGGCGGGTTCCGGCATGGGCCTGGCGATGTCCAGCACGTCGGTGGTGGTGCTCGGGCTGTCCGAACCGGGCGACCGCGGGTTCAACTCCTCCGCGCTCCAGCTGGCCGACCTGCTCACCCAGGCGGTGTGCGTCGGCATCGGCGGGGTGCTGCTCAACCTGCTCGGCTCCACCGCCAACCCGACCACGGCTGTGATCGTGCTCAACTCGCTGATGGCGGGGGTCGCCGCGATGGGGGCCGTGCTCGCCTCCCGGGCTACCCTGAAGCGGCCATGA